TTGATCCCGCCAGACACCTTGAAGCCATGAACAAAATGATCCAGACCATGGCAGAACAAGGAATCAAACCTGCCGAAATGAAAAAATAACGGACATTTATCAGACAGTCCACAACCCTGAACCCCCTGATCCTTTCTCAAGGACCAGGGGTTCTCTGTATCCGGCAATGTATACAATCTGGAAATAATTACAGGATTACTATTTTATGACGAATAGCATACTTGACCAGGCCAGCCACCGAATGTACATCAAGCTTGGTCATGATGTTCTTTCTGTGTGTATCAACTGTCGATGACGAGATACAGAGCGTGTCGGCAATTTCCTGATTGGTCATTCCTTCAGCAACAAGCTGGAGAATTTCCCGCTCGCGGACGGTAAGAATATCCTTGCTTCTGTCCTTTGATTTCCTTGCTATGCCCACAAGTTCTTCCAGAACCACTGTTTTGAGTGAAGGAGATATAAATGTATTTCCGGCTGCGACGCATCGAAGAGCGTCAATGAACCTGTCAAAGCTTTCCTCTTTGAGGAGAAACCCAAGTGCCCCGGCTTTCAATGATTCCACGGCAAAAAAACTGTCGGCATGCATGGTCAGGACAAGTATCCTGCAGTCGGGAACTCTTTTCTGCAACTGTTTTGTCACATCAATACCGCTGAGGCCTGCCATTGCAATATCCAGTACAGCCACATCGGGCTGCAGCTTTTCAATTTCCTTCAACCCTTCACGACCGTCACCGGCTTCTCCAACCACATGAATATCCGATGTCCCTTCCAGAAGAGTTCGGAGTCCCTGTCGAAACATCTGATGATCATCAACCAGAAAAACATTCATCCGAACCATTCTCCTTTTTCTTTATCGGAACATCCAGAATCACCCGGCAACCTTTACCCATCTCGGATTCTATTGTCATACGACCATCCATGGAATCCAGCCACTGACGGATTGTCACCAATCCTATTCCCTGGAACTCATCTGTCATCATGTCTGTCTGTTGCGGATCAAACCCCCTGCCTTCATCATCTACGGTCATGCGGACAATTTCATCCCTGCGTTTGATTGTTGCTACTATTTCTGCGGTTTCAGCGTGTTTCCAGGCATTATGAAGCAATTCCTTATAGGCTCTGAACAGAAAAATATTCTGAGATTTTGAAAGACCAAGCTCACTTTCTCCACCGTAAACGCTTACATTCACACCAGTTTTCCTGCTGAAATTCCTGCCATACCAGGCCATTGCAGCTCCAAGACCCTGGTCATCCAGCACCCTCGGGAAAAGATCAAAAATCATGGTGCGAATCTGATCAATCATAACCTGGACCATGTTTCTGGTTTCGAGAAGTTCGTCATGAATACAACTGGGCACTTCTTCCGGACCATTATGCCGTCGACACGACTGCTGCTCAGCCTCCTGTAACCTGAGATTAACAAGAGCCAGGTTCTGAGCCATTTCCTCATGGAGCACCTGACCCATATGACGACGCTCCCTTTCCTGGGCAAAAACTATTTCCTCCCTGATCCGTCTGTCGATCTGCTGCTCTTTTCTCTGCTGTTCCCGAAGTTCCGTCACATCACGAAGGACCCCTTCCAGGCCAGAGGGTATGCCGTGTTCACCTTTTCTGGCTGTAGCTGTCATAATGCAATACCGCTGACTCCCATCCCTGCGTACTATTGCTATCTCAACATCTCTTATCGCTTCTCCGGCAGCGAGCTGACGTATGACATCAGCCTGTTCTCCCTGTTTTTCTGCCACCCCAAGGTCAAACAGGAAGAGGTCCCTAGGTAATTTATTTTCCCCCAGAGCAAAAAGATTCCTGCCAGCCTGATTCAACTCCACTATCCTGAACTCCTTGTCAGTGACAAAAATACAATCCTGGGAGTTTTCAAAAAGCAGTCTGTATTTTGCCTCAGACCTCTGGAGGTTCCCCATACTTTTTTCAAGATTTTCAGCCATCTTGTTAAAAAGATTTCCAAATTTTCCCATATCATCCTGACTGTAAATCCTGGCCCGCGAAGACAGATCCCCCTGATGTATTTTTGAAGCGGCCCTGGCAAGGGAAAGAATAGGTCTGGAAAATCTCCACGAAACAAACACAGCCACCACCACACAGAGGGCTGTGAGAAGAAGGGTAAATTTCAAAAAAGACTGGACATATTCATTCAGGCCAAGGAGCAGGTTTGCGTCATCGACAGTGGTCAGTAATATCCAGTAGCTGTTGCTGCGATTATCTCCGGAATTTTCAGGAAAATCTGGTTGAATGGGGTAGGTAAGGGGAATCCGGATATAGGCATAGAGCGTCTTCTTTCCTGTAACCGCACTATCCTTGAGCTGTGTCCCCCGCTCCTTTGTCCCCAACCATGCTGCAATCAGGGGCTCATCTTTCACAACTGTTTCATTATGGCCAAGCATGAATCCAAATCGTTTCTGGATATCGGGATGATAAAGAAAATATCCATCTTTATTCAAAAGATAATAATTTTCACCACCTCTGACCTGCTTCTGCTGACGATCCAGCAAATTTAAAAAAACAGACCCGAAAACATTAAGAACAAGTATCCCCTTTTTTCTTTTCTGATGGTCAAAAAGCGGTGTTGAATAGCG
The DNA window shown above is from Desulfomarina profundi and carries:
- a CDS encoding PAS domain S-box protein — its product is MISSGYARYQHRRFVMDRLKERAIVDLELISADIRSLQQWIQRDLLVLRDLPDLQALLNSQNVADESYLFHIVERQFLNIAAHHQIFQQLRLLSVSGKEIIRANSNGSKLWLTPERELQDKSDRYYFQEASLLRDGEISISPMDLNIEQGQLQIPLTPVIRYSTPLFDHQKRKKGILVLNVFGSVFLNLLDRQQKQVRGGENYYLLNKDGYFLYHPDIQKRFGFMLGHNETVVKDEPLIAAWLGTKERGTQLKDSAVTGKKTLYAYIRIPLTYPIQPDFPENSGDNRSNSYWILLTTVDDANLLLGLNEYVQSFLKFTLLLTALCVVVAVFVSWRFSRPILSLARAASKIHQGDLSSRARIYSQDDMGKFGNLFNKMAENLEKSMGNLQRSEAKYRLLFENSQDCIFVTDKEFRIVELNQAGRNLFALGENKLPRDLFLFDLGVAEKQGEQADVIRQLAAGEAIRDVEIAIVRRDGSQRYCIMTATARKGEHGIPSGLEGVLRDVTELREQQRKEQQIDRRIREEIVFAQERERRHMGQVLHEEMAQNLALVNLRLQEAEQQSCRRHNGPEEVPSCIHDELLETRNMVQVMIDQIRTMIFDLFPRVLDDQGLGAAMAWYGRNFSRKTGVNVSVYGGESELGLSKSQNIFLFRAYKELLHNAWKHAETAEIVATIKRRDEIVRMTVDDEGRGFDPQQTDMMTDEFQGIGLVTIRQWLDSMDGRMTIESEMGKGCRVILDVPIKKKENGSDECFSG
- a CDS encoding response regulator encodes the protein MNVFLVDDHQMFRQGLRTLLEGTSDIHVVGEAGDGREGLKEIEKLQPDVAVLDIAMAGLSGIDVTKQLQKRVPDCRILVLTMHADSFFAVESLKAGALGFLLKEESFDRFIDALRCVAAGNTFISPSLKTVVLEELVGIARKSKDRSKDILTVREREILQLVAEGMTNQEIADTLCISSSTVDTHRKNIMTKLDVHSVAGLVKYAIRHKIVIL